The window AGATCAAAAGCGAGATATATCCCAGTCACTTGCTGATGCAGGTATAGAAAATCCCAGCTTCAGTCCGATGGTGCGTGCACGTTTAATCGAGGTCAATGGAAAATCGATTGGACCTAATGATTATGTGGATGAGAATGCGCGCCGTTTAGTGGATCGAGAATTTAATCTCTCCTATACCGATCAATTACCTGAGGGCAATCGTATTACCGCAGGCAAATGGATTGCAGGAAGTGCGCCCCAGGTTTCAATAGAAATGGGTATTGCTAAGACCCTCAAACTTAAGCTTGGCGATCAAATGACGTTTGAGCTTGCCGGAGAGCGGGTGACTGCGCCAATTACGTCTTTACGTAAATTGGACTGGAGTTCAATGAAAGTGAACTTCTTTGTCATCATGCCACCAGCAATGCTAGAAAATATGCCGCAATCTTGGATTACTTCCTACTACCAAGGTGCCGGAGTTGAGGGGCTGGACTACCAGCTAGCTCAAACCTATCCTAACCTCACCATTGTGGATGTCGCAACATCACTTCGCCAAATCCAAGATGTTTTAGATCGCCTATCTTCGGTACTAGGCCTGCTCTTTACGTTTACGATTGCTGCTGCTGTTCTCGTGCTGGTTGCTGCGATCGCCGCAACGCAAGATGAGCGCTTTCGAAGCGCGGCATTACTTAAAGCGGTCGGTGCATCACGCCATCTACTCGGTAAGATTGCCTTGGCTGAACTTCTGGTGATTGGAGTGCTTGCGGGAACCTTGGCTGGATTAGCGGCAGCAATGGCCGCTTGGGCGCTAGGCCACTTTGTTCTAGAGATTGAGTTTCGTGCGTTTGCACAGTCTTTAGTGATGGGTATTGCCTTTGGTATATCTGCTTGCCTCTTAGCAGGCTATCGTTTTCAGAGAAAAATTCAGACTGCTACTGCGATGGAATGTTTGCGAGAGAGCTAAGGATAAGCAATCAGGGCCCAAGCATCTTTAGCTATTGACGCGACGCTTACTTGAGGGTCACCAGGCTCTTGGGTAATTCTACTAAGCGAGTTTTACCAAGGCGGTCTGGTAGGCCTTGGCGCAGCAGGGGGCTGACTCGATGCAAGTAGATGCTGAGTGGCCACAGAAATAAGGATACCGCCAAGAGCATTTCGATAATCTGCCATTTCTGTAACTCGAAGAGCCATTGCAATACGACGCAGGGCACAACCCATAGTGACCCGAAGACGTAACGCCAGATTGCTTGGCGACGAGACAGATTAAAGCCGCCTGAGCTAATCATGCGTATTCTCCAAGTCTGCATCGCCAAGGTTTGCCCTGATTTAGTCCAGTACCAAACAAAGTAAACGCCAAGAATTACATAGAGGTATAAAAAGGTGAGCCAGCTTGGCAGCGAAACGCCAAACAAAAGGCCTAAGCCTAAATTCGGCAACAGGAAGGTGAGGGCGATCACGCCCAATAAAACCAATTGCTCGTACATGCCGCAGAACACGCGTCGCCAAAACTGTGGAGCGGGGAAGGTGTTTAATTCAGCGGGGGTAATCACGAATCAGGGCTTCTTTTGGTCTTAGGGGTTGCTGGTACTGCTATCCGAGTTTGAGCTCGAAGTTGGAGCATCTTGTGCAGGAGTGCTACTTGCTGGCAGGGTTGGTGCCAAATTCGATTTTTGTGTGATCGGATGCTGTTGCAATGTAGGTGCACTAAGCGCAGTCGGTTTTTTCTTATTGACCTCTGCTTGCGCAAGCTTCTTCTTTTGCTCATCGCTGAGTTTTTGGTAAGCACTCCAGGCCTCTGCCTTTTTCTCTGCAGGGAACTTCAGACTGCTCAAATAGTTTTCTCGTGCTATGCGACGATCCTTTTGAGAGAGTTTGGACCAGTCAGTCATACGAGATTGAAGGCGCTGTTGATCAAGCGCACTCATTTTCGGATAGAGGTTGGCGACCTGTATCCATTTCTTGCGACTGTCAGGCAGCATATAGTCCCAATCACTTTCGAGAGGGGCCAAAATGGTTTGCTGCGCTGGTTTGAGGCCTTCCCAAGTACCATCGGGTTTTTTCTCGGGAATACTGACCGTTTTGCCTTGAGTGCCTGCGGATGTTTGCGCATGTGCACCAGCGCTCGGTAAAAAGCCAACTGTAGCTAACATCAGCATCATGCTGATAGCAACAGAAGACGAGCGTAAGTTTTTTAGCATGCGCTAGTTAAGGCCGGGTATGAGATTTAAGAAGGTGACTTAGCAGAATCGAGGCGATCGTCTGGATCAGCAAGTAGACCATTTTTTAGGAAGCCCATAAAGCCACTATCAGCGTAAGCATCTGGCGGGACATCATCCGTTAAGAGGGCAACATCCAACTCAGCAATATCGTTAATGCGGGAATCCTGCTGCCATTGGGCGATACCGATTAAACCAAATACGAGGACCATTAGCGGTGCAATCCAGCCAACGTTATCCCAAAATGAGCGTGATCCTAAAGACCAGTTACCGGCGACATTGGCCAAAACAGGCTGCTGAATACGGACCTTTTCCGGTTTTTGAAGAGAAAGGGCCGTCAGGCGAGCTGCATAAAGGCGATCTTTAATGCCTGCTGGCAAGAATTGTGATTCTTGACGAAGCAGGGCGGCAGTAGCCTGACCAAACTGGTCTGCTTCTGAGGGGCTTAAGAGGTCTTCATTTTTGCGGTTCACAGCGTAATTCCTTTTAATTTCAATGCTTTAGCTAGAGCCTGGGTGGCTCTTGAGCAGTGGGTTTTAACGCTTCCCTCGCTACAACTCATTGCAAGGGCAGTTTCACTAATACTCAGCTCATCCCAATAACGCATCAGGAAGGCTTCTCGTTGACGGGCAGGCAATTTTGATATTTCTGACTCCAGCGCCTGTAAAAGCTGACTTCTCTCGAGCTGATGCGCACCATCTTGGTGAATTTCACTGTCATCTGGCGCTGAAAGTGACTCTAAGGGGTCAAAATCATCGCTTTCATCGGATTTCTTACCCATGTTGGAAAATAGGGTCACCCAGGTGTTACGGACTTTTTGACGTCTAAACCAGTCGTGAATACGGTTTTGCAAAATTCTGGTGAACACTAAAGGTAGTTCGGCAGCGGGTCGATCGCCGTATTTTTCCGCTAACTTAATCATGGCGTCCTGAACAATATCGAGGGCAGCATCGTCATCTCGCACGGCATAGACCGCCTGCTTGAATGCGCGCTGCTCAATACTGCTCAAAAAGTCAGAAAGTTCTTGGGGTGAAGCCATGCAGAAGATTAGACCTGAATCAGATGGAATTGGTTGATTTTAGGGGATTGCTATAGAATATAAGGCTTACTACCTAGAATCTCATTCAAGAAGTGGTTTTTTCCGGTAGCAGCGCCGTTCGAACTCAGGCCACAAGCAGGAGACAGAACAGACCAAACAATTTTTTGCCGAAAATTGCAAAGGACGAAAGAAAAATGAATACAAGCAGCGCCGAATTTTTAGCCTCGAAGGCTAATCAAGACACAACAAAACCCAATTCCGTAGAAGCTCCACCAGAAATGATCGGTGCAGAGATGCTTGTCAAAGCATTGCACAAAGAGGGTGTCGAATACGTCTGGGGTTACCCAGGTGGTTCTGTTCTCTTTATCTACGATGAAATTTTTAAGCAGGACAAGTTTGAGCACATTCTGGTCCGCCACGAACAAGCAGCCGTTCATGCGGCCGATGGCTATGCTCGCGCAACCGGTAAGGTTGGCGTTGCCCTAGTTACCTCAGGCCCTGGCGTAACCAATGCGGTTACCGGAATTGCTACTGCTTATACCGACTCTATTCCACTGGTAGTTATCAGCGGTAACGTACCAACGTACGCCATTGGTGAAGATGCCTTCCAGGAGGCGGATACCGTTGGTATTACACGCCCAGTGGTGAAGCACAACTTCCTTGTAAAGGATGTGAAAGACCTGCCCTTAGTGATTAAGAAGGCTTTTCATATTGCGCAGACGGGTCGTCCAGGCCCAGTGTTGATCGATATCCCAAAAGATGTCTCAGCAGCCAAAGGTCCTTTTGTGTACCCAGAAACATTGGAGATGCGTTCCTATAACCCAGTGGTTAAAGGGCATAGTGGACAAATTCGTAAAGCGGTGTCTTTATTGCAAGAAGCCGAGCGTCCATTTATCTATACGGGTGGTGGCGTGATCCTGGCTGATGCTGCCCCAGAATTAAAAGAGTTTGCTGATTTGTTGGGTTATCCCGTTACCAACACCTTGATGGGTCTTGGTGGTTTCCCGGGTACTAGCCCCCAGTTTGTGGGCATGCTCGGAATGCACGGTACTTACGAAGCCAATATGGCGATGCAACACAGCGATGTGTTGATCGCAATTGGCGCACGTTTTGATGACCGAGTGATTGGCAACACTGCGCACTTTGCAGGTAATCCACGCAAGATCATTCATATTGATATTGATCCATCGGTGATTTCTAAGCGGGTGAAGGTAGATGTTCCCATCGTTGGCAATCTTAAAGAAGTATTGCAAGAGATGACTGCTCAACTCAAGGCTTCTGGTCCTCGCAAGAATGATGCGCACCTGGCGGCATGGTGGGCGCAAATTAACGAATGGCGTAAAAAAGATTGCCTGAAGTACGACGAGGCATCGCAAATTGTCAAGCCACAGTATGTAGTTCAAAAGCTGTGGGAGCTGACTGGCGGTGATGCATTCATCACTTCTGACGTAGGTCAGCACCAAATGTGGGCTGCCCAGTTCTATAAGTTTGATAAGCCGCGCCGCTGGATTAACTCCGGTGGTCTTGGCACCATGGGTGTTGGCTTGCCTTACGCCATGGGTATCAAGAAAGCCTTCCCAGATAAAGATGTGTTCGCCATTACGGGTGAAGGCTCGATTCAGATGTGTATTCAAGAACTATCCACTTGTAAGCAATACAACACACCAGTGAAAATCGTGTCTTTGAACAACCGATACCTCGGTATGGTTCGCCAATGGCAAGAGCTGACTTACAACAAGCGCTACTCCAGTTCTTATATGGATTCCTTGCCGGACTTTGTGAAGCTAGCGGAAGCCTTTGGTCACGTTGGCATGCGCATTGAGAAAAAGTCTGATGTGGAGGGCGCCCTCAAAGAGGCGATTCGTTTAAAAGATCGCACTGTGTTTATGGATTTCCAGACAGACCCAGAAGAAAATGTTTACCCGATGGTGCAAGCAGGTAAGGGGATTACTGAAATGCTTTTGGGTAAAGAGGAGCACTAATGCGTCACATTATTTCAGTACTAATAGAAAACGAACCAGGAGCGCTGTCTCGTGTAGTGGGTTTGTTCTCTGCGCGTGGCTATAACATTGAGACTTTGAGCGTTGCACCTACTGAAGATTCATCACTATCCCGCATGACGATCGTTACTATCGGCTCTGAGGATGTCATTGAGCAAATCACTAAACATCTCAATCGCTTGGTTGAAGTAGTCAAGGTGTTTGATTTGACTGAAGGCCCTCATATTGAGCGTGAGCTCATGATGATTAAAGTGCGTGCGGTTGGTAAAGAGCGCGAAGAGCTTAAACGAACAACGGATATCTTCCGTGGTCGCATCATTGATGTGACTGATAAGAGTTACACCATTGAATTAACTGGTGATGGCACCAAATTAGATGCCTTTATTGATTCGATTGATCGTGCATCGATTCTGGAAACTGTCCGCTCGGGTGGTTCTGGTATCGGGCGCGGCGAACGCATCCTGAAGGTTTAATTTTTTTAACTAATTACTGAATTAACAACATTTTCAATACAAGGAAAGAGCATGAAAGTTTTTTACGATAAAGACGCTGATTTGTCACTCATTAAAGGCAAAAAAGTCACCATCATTGGTTACGGTTCACAGGGCCACGCGCACGCACTGAATCTTAAGGATTCGGGCTGTAACGTGACTGTTGGTCTGCGTAAAGATGGCGCCTCTTGGAGCAAAGCCGTCAATGCTGGCTTGACAGTAAAAGAAGTTGGCGAAGCAGTGAAAGACGCTGACGTAGTGATGATGCTCTTGCCGGATGAGCAAATCGCTGATGTTTACAGTAAAGAAGTTCATGGCAACATCAAGCAGGGCGCTGCATTAGCATTCGCTCACGGCTTTAACGTTCACTACGGTCAAGTTCAGCCACGCGCTGACTTAGATGTCATCATGATTGCCCCTAAGGCTCCTGGCCATACGGTTCGTGGCACATACGCTCAAGGTGGCGGTGTTCCTCATTTGATCGCTGTATACCAAGATAAATCTGGTTCAGCGCGTGATGTTGCTTTGTCATACGCAACTGCGAATGGTGGCGGTCGTGCCGGCATCATCGAAACCAACTTCCGTGAAGAAACTGAAACGGACTTGTTTGGTGAGCAGGCAGTTCTTTGTGGTGGCGCAGTCGAGTTGATCAAAGCTGGTTTTGAAACTTTGGTTGAAGCTGGTTACGCTCCAGAGATGGCCTATTTTGAGTGCTTGCATGAGCTCAAGTTGATTGTTGACTTGATCTACGAAGGTGGTATTGCGAACATGAACTACTCTATCTCTAATAATGCTGAGTACGGTGAGTATGTTACTGGCCCACGCGTTGTGACAGAGGATA is drawn from Polynucleobacter arcticus and contains these coding sequences:
- a CDS encoding RDD family protein, which codes for MITPAELNTFPAPQFWRRVFCGMYEQLVLLGVIALTFLLPNLGLGLLFGVSLPSWLTFLYLYVILGVYFVWYWTKSGQTLAMQTWRIRMISSGGFNLSRRQAIWRYVFGSLWVVPCVVLQWLFELQKWQIIEMLLAVSLFLWPLSIYLHRVSPLLRQGLPDRLGKTRLVELPKSLVTLK
- a CDS encoding DUF3106 domain-containing protein, which produces MLKNLRSSSVAISMMLMLATVGFLPSAGAHAQTSAGTQGKTVSIPEKKPDGTWEGLKPAQQTILAPLESDWDYMLPDSRKKWIQVANLYPKMSALDQQRLQSRMTDWSKLSQKDRRIARENYLSSLKFPAEKKAEAWSAYQKLSDEQKKKLAQAEVNKKKPTALSAPTLQQHPITQKSNLAPTLPASSTPAQDAPTSSSNSDSSTSNP
- a CDS encoding DUF3619 family protein produces the protein MNRKNEDLLSPSEADQFGQATAALLRQESQFLPAGIKDRLYAARLTALSLQKPEKVRIQQPVLANVAGNWSLGSRSFWDNVGWIAPLMVLVFGLIGIAQWQQDSRINDIAELDVALLTDDVPPDAYADSGFMGFLKNGLLADPDDRLDSAKSPS
- a CDS encoding RNA polymerase sigma factor; amino-acid sequence: MASPQELSDFLSSIEQRAFKQAVYAVRDDDAALDIVQDAMIKLAEKYGDRPAAELPLVFTRILQNRIHDWFRRQKVRNTWVTLFSNMGKKSDESDDFDPLESLSAPDDSEIHQDGAHQLERSQLLQALESEISKLPARQREAFLMRYWDELSISETALAMSCSEGSVKTHCSRATQALAKALKLKGITL
- a CDS encoding acetolactate synthase 3 catalytic subunit translates to MNTSSAEFLASKANQDTTKPNSVEAPPEMIGAEMLVKALHKEGVEYVWGYPGGSVLFIYDEIFKQDKFEHILVRHEQAAVHAADGYARATGKVGVALVTSGPGVTNAVTGIATAYTDSIPLVVISGNVPTYAIGEDAFQEADTVGITRPVVKHNFLVKDVKDLPLVIKKAFHIAQTGRPGPVLIDIPKDVSAAKGPFVYPETLEMRSYNPVVKGHSGQIRKAVSLLQEAERPFIYTGGGVILADAAPELKEFADLLGYPVTNTLMGLGGFPGTSPQFVGMLGMHGTYEANMAMQHSDVLIAIGARFDDRVIGNTAHFAGNPRKIIHIDIDPSVISKRVKVDVPIVGNLKEVLQEMTAQLKASGPRKNDAHLAAWWAQINEWRKKDCLKYDEASQIVKPQYVVQKLWELTGGDAFITSDVGQHQMWAAQFYKFDKPRRWINSGGLGTMGVGLPYAMGIKKAFPDKDVFAITGEGSIQMCIQELSTCKQYNTPVKIVSLNNRYLGMVRQWQELTYNKRYSSSYMDSLPDFVKLAEAFGHVGMRIEKKSDVEGALKEAIRLKDRTVFMDFQTDPEENVYPMVQAGKGITEMLLGKEEH
- the ilvN gene encoding acetolactate synthase small subunit — translated: MRHIISVLIENEPGALSRVVGLFSARGYNIETLSVAPTEDSSLSRMTIVTIGSEDVIEQITKHLNRLVEVVKVFDLTEGPHIERELMMIKVRAVGKEREELKRTTDIFRGRIIDVTDKSYTIELTGDGTKLDAFIDSIDRASILETVRSGGSGIGRGERILKV
- the ilvC gene encoding ketol-acid reductoisomerase, which gives rise to MKVFYDKDADLSLIKGKKVTIIGYGSQGHAHALNLKDSGCNVTVGLRKDGASWSKAVNAGLTVKEVGEAVKDADVVMMLLPDEQIADVYSKEVHGNIKQGAALAFAHGFNVHYGQVQPRADLDVIMIAPKAPGHTVRGTYAQGGGVPHLIAVYQDKSGSARDVALSYATANGGGRAGIIETNFREETETDLFGEQAVLCGGAVELIKAGFETLVEAGYAPEMAYFECLHELKLIVDLIYEGGIANMNYSISNNAEYGEYVTGPRVVTEDTKNAMRQCLKDIQTGEYAKSFILENKAGAPTLISRRRLNAEHDIEVVGAKLRAMMPWIAKNKLVDQTKN